The following coding sequences are from one Nicotiana tomentosiformis chromosome 3, ASM39032v3, whole genome shotgun sequence window:
- the LOC138907176 gene encoding pentatricopeptide repeat-containing protein At1g74900, mitochondrial-like — MLNLHSTTILKSHLNPISISLRHFTSLPPPSPPQSPSQPPPDATAISNLILQTNPESLSDTLHNLTQWTPELVHAVLKRLWNHGPKALQFFNRLDHHRSYAHSATAFDHAIDIAARMRDYKTVWKLVARMQSRRLGPSPSPKTFAIITERYVSAGKADKALKVFLSMHKHGCPQDLNSFNAFLDVLCKSKRAEMAYNLFKMFRSRFRADTISYNTLANGFCLIKRTPKAQEILKEMVERGLNPTITTYNIMLNGFFRAGQIKEAWEFFLQMKKRKCDIDVVTYTTIVHGFGVAGEVEKAQKVFNEMVGAGVLPSVATYNALIQVLCKKDCVENAILVFNEMLRKGYLPNATTYNAIIRGLCHVGKMDRAMEYIDKMKEDGCEPNVQTYNVVIRYYCDEGEIEKGLRVFETMSTGDCLPNLDTYNILISAMFVRKKSDDLLVAGKLLTEMVDRGFLPRKFTFNRVLNGLLLTGNQDFAKEILRLLSKSGRLPYHFKL; from the coding sequence ATGTTGAATCTGCACAGTACTacaatcctcaaatcacatctaaATCCCATTTCCATCTCCCTCCGCCATTTTACCTCTCTTCCACCACCGTCACCACCACAATCGCCGTCACAGCCACCACCAGACGCCACCGCAATCTCCAACCTCATACTTCAAACCAACCCAGAATCATTATCTGATACCCTTCACAACCTCACCCAATGGACACCTGAACTCGTTCACGCTGTCCTAAAGCGTCTCTGGAACCACGGCCCCAAAGCCCTCCAATTTTTCAACCGCCTCGATCACCACCGTTCCTATGCTCACTCTGCTACAGCCTTTGACCATGCTATTGACATCGCTGCTCGTATGCGCGATTACAAGACCGTTTGGAAGCTCGTGGCCCGAATGCAATCTCGGCGACTCGGCCCGAGCCCGAGCCCGAAAACATTCGCTATTATCACTGAGAGGTATGTATCCGCTGGGAAAGCTGATAAAGCGTTGAAGGTTTTCCTGTCTATGCATAAACATGGTTGCCCTCAGGATTTGAATTCTTTCAATGCATTCCTTGACGTGCTTTGTAAATCTAAACGGGCCGAGATGGCTTATAATTTGTTCAAGATGTTTAGGAGCAGGTTCAGAGCTGATACAATTAGTTATAACACACTTGCGAATGGGTTTTGTTTAATTAAGCGAACACCTAAAGCACAAGAGATTTTgaaagaaatggtggagagaggtTTGAATCCGACCATAACGACATATAACATAATGCTTAATGGATTTTTTAGAGCAGGACAGATTAAGGAAGCTTGGGAGTTCTTTTTGCAGATGAAGAAGAGGAAATGTGATATTGATGTTGTGACTTACACTACTATAGTTCACGGGTTTGGTGTTGCGGGTGAGGTTGAGAAGGCGCAAAAGGTGTTTAATGAGATGGTGGGGGCTGGCGTACTTCCTTCTGTTGCCACTTATAATGCTTTGATACAAGTTTTGTGCAAGAAAGACTGTGTCGAAAATGCTATCTTGGTGTTCAATGAGATGTTGAGGAAAGGTTATTTGCCGAATGCCACGACTTATAATGCCATTATCAGGGGATTGTGTCATGTTGGAAAAATGGACAGGGCAATGGAGTATATAGATAAGATGAAAGAGGATGGGTGTGAACCAAATGTTCAGACTTATAATGTTGTCATCCGATACTATTGTGATGAAGGGGAAATTGAGAAGGGCCTGAGGGTGTTTGAGACGATGAGTACCGGCGATTGTTTACCTAATCTGGATACATATAATATTTTGATAAGTGCAATGTTTGTTAGGAAAAAATCAGATGATTTATTAGTGGCTGGGAAACTATTGACAGAAATGGTTGACAGAGGATTTCTTCCTCGAAAATTTACCTTCAACCGGGTCCTAAATGGGCTTTTGCTAACTGGTAATCAAGATTTTGCAAAGGAGATTTTGAGGTTGCTAAGCAAATCTGGCCGCCTCCCCTACCATTTTAAACTGTAA
- the LOC104113467 gene encoding NAC domain-containing protein 90-like, translating to MSTVPAARRRVMGVRFYPTEAELINFLKRFLKGEPLPRECPNFQLADIYGDQPPWEIFGASDHPEEKVRYFFTRLKKQKSEHTRVRRTCANGTWKGQAGIDPIKNGKGTVVGFRRCFKFQTSRSKEGEHNKIWLMNEYSVRDDFLRENNIPKEDIVVCRIKKNIRSKKNHGVNMEEQDVPKVIETMLHETDEDYYYCTTVQPATICQATYQHQVMDETQKMNEQNNNSSNINDCSNYQEEINWANDLLIGIDDFGDIIW from the coding sequence ATGTCGACAGTACCAGCTGCACGCCGGCGTGTCATGGGCGTTCGATTTTACCCAACTGAAGCAGAGTTGATCAACTTTCTGAAAAGGTTCCTAAAGGGCGAGCCTTTGCCGAGGGAATGCCCTAATTTCCAACTTGCCGATATCTATGGAGACCAACCACCATGGGAGATATTTGGAGCTTCTGATCATCCCGAAGAGAAGGTTCGCTATTTTTTTACTCGGTTGAAGAAGCAGAAGAGCGAACATACAAGGGTTCGTCGAACTTGCGCCAACGGGACATGGAAAGGCCAAGCAGGTATTGATCCTATCAAGAATGGTAAAGGAACTGTGGTTGGGTTTAGAAGATGTTTCAAGTTTCAAACTAGTCGTAGTAAAGAAGGAGAGCACAATAAAATTTGGCTGATGAACGAATATTCCGTCCGGGATGATTTCTTAAGAGAAAACAATATTCCTAAGGAGGATATTGTTGTGTGCCGAATCAAGAAGAATATAAGATCAAAGAAAAATCATGGGGTAAATATGGAAGAACAAGATGTTCCAAAAGTAATCGAAACTATGTTGCATGAAACGGATGAAGATTACTATTACTGCACAACAGTACAACCAGCAACAATATGTCAAGCAACTTATCAACATCAAGTTATGGACGAGACTCAGAAGATGAACGAACAGAATAATAATAGCAGCAATATTAATGACTGCTCCAACTACCAAGAGGAGATCAATTGGGCTAATGATCTGCTCATAGGTATAGACGATTTTGGAGATATAATCTGGTAA